From a region of the Anaerolineae bacterium genome:
- the nadD gene encoding nicotinate (nicotinamide) nucleotide adenylyltransferase produces the protein MSRTRRRLGIFGGTFDPPHLGHLILAAEALDQLRLDKVLWVVTPQPPHKLGEPHTPLPLRAALVYAAIGDNPAFELSTVEMERPGPHYTVDTLRILRGLYPDDALVFLVGADSLVGLPTWRQPEEILRLVDEIGVMRRPGEEVHLEALEARLPGLRARVREMRAPLLEIASREIRRRVAEGRPYAYYLPPAVALLIDRWGLYREVVASTRDVAAQEPLGGVG, from the coding sequence GTGAGCCGAACCAGACGACGCCTGGGTATCTTCGGTGGGACCTTTGACCCGCCCCATCTGGGTCATCTCATTCTGGCGGCCGAGGCATTGGACCAGTTGCGGCTGGACAAGGTGCTGTGGGTGGTGACGCCTCAACCGCCGCACAAGTTGGGCGAACCCCATACGCCTTTGCCTCTGCGGGCGGCTTTAGTGTATGCGGCCATTGGCGACAACCCGGCTTTCGAGTTGAGCACGGTGGAGATGGAGCGCCCCGGGCCCCACTACACGGTAGACACCCTGCGCATTCTGCGCGGGCTATACCCCGACGACGCGTTGGTGTTCCTGGTGGGCGCCGATTCCCTGGTGGGCCTGCCCACCTGGCGCCAGCCCGAGGAGATTTTGCGCCTGGTGGACGAGATTGGCGTGATGCGTCGCCCGGGCGAAGAGGTGCACCTGGAGGCACTGGAGGCGCGTTTGCCCGGCCTGCGGGCCAGAGTGCGGGAGATGCGCGCCCCGCTGTTGGAGATCGCTTCGCGGGAGATCCGCCGCCGGGTGGCCGAGGGGCGGCCTTATGCATACTATCTGCCGCCCGCTGTCGCCCTGTTGATCGACCGCTGGGGATTGTACCGGGAGGTGGTCGCTTCCACCAGAGACGTCGCCGCACAAGAGCCCTTGGGAGGGGTGGGGTGA
- a CDS encoding sugar phosphorylase, with translation MQRRLEAFRRAHPHLAEAPPPHERLTQRDALLITYGDQFRAPDEPPLQTLHRFLRDHLGQAISGVHILPFFPYSSDDGFSVIDYRRVNPQLGDWPHIHALGRDYRLMFDAVINHISRQSAWFQGFLRGEAPYTDYFLVVNPQTNLSQVVRPRPWPLLTPVETAHGTRHVWTTFSADQIDLNYANPAVLLEIVDLLLFYVAQGAQLIRLDAIAYLWKEIGTPCIHLPQTHAVVKLFRAVLDEVAPGVLLITETNVPHAENIAYFGDGYDEAQLVYNFTLPPLTLHALLTGDGSRLTAWARTLRTPSPATTFFNFLASHDGIGVRPAEGWLSGEEIAALAETALAHGGRVSTYARPDGSQAPYELNLTWYDALNDPHRPSEHDIPRFLASQVIMLTLAGVPGIYVHSLFGSRNCGACFARTGQPRSLNREKFAYPNLEARLSTPDDRAARILAAYRHLLEVRALHPAFHPQAPQTVLDLGPALVALRRGAPEGPLYALVNLTDRPQEVLLPLEHPAPRWRDLIAEGVYQAGPQGLPLTLVPYQSLWLVPE, from the coding sequence TTGCAACGCCGCCTGGAAGCCTTCCGGCGCGCGCATCCCCACCTCGCCGAAGCGCCGCCCCCCCATGAGCGCCTGACCCAGCGCGACGCCCTCCTCATCACTTACGGCGATCAGTTCCGCGCACCAGACGAGCCGCCCCTCCAGACGCTGCACCGTTTTTTGCGTGACCATCTGGGACAGGCCATCTCCGGGGTGCACATTCTGCCTTTCTTCCCTTATTCCTCCGACGATGGGTTTTCGGTCATCGATTACCGGCGCGTCAACCCCCAATTGGGCGATTGGCCGCACATCCACGCCCTGGGCCGGGATTACCGGTTGATGTTCGACGCGGTCATCAACCACATCTCCCGCCAATCGGCTTGGTTCCAGGGCTTTTTGCGCGGGGAAGCGCCCTACACGGATTATTTCCTCGTGGTGAACCCCCAGACCAACCTCTCGCAGGTCGTGCGTCCCCGCCCCTGGCCGCTGCTCACCCCCGTGGAGACCGCCCACGGCACCCGACATGTCTGGACCACCTTCAGCGCCGATCAAATCGACCTCAACTACGCCAACCCGGCGGTGCTGCTCGAAATCGTGGACCTGTTGCTCTTTTATGTGGCCCAGGGCGCGCAACTCATCCGTTTGGACGCCATCGCGTATCTTTGGAAGGAAATCGGCACGCCGTGCATTCATCTGCCCCAGACCCATGCGGTGGTCAAACTCTTCCGCGCGGTGCTCGACGAGGTGGCGCCCGGTGTGTTGCTCATTACCGAGACCAATGTGCCCCATGCCGAGAACATCGCCTACTTTGGCGATGGATACGACGAGGCCCAACTGGTCTACAACTTCACCTTGCCGCCGCTCACCCTGCATGCTTTGCTCACCGGCGACGGCAGCCGCCTGACCGCCTGGGCGCGCACTCTGCGCACGCCCTCCCCGGCGACCACTTTCTTCAACTTCCTGGCCTCCCATGACGGCATCGGCGTGCGCCCGGCCGAAGGGTGGCTGAGCGGCGAGGAAATCGCTGCCCTGGCCGAAACCGCTTTGGCCCACGGCGGGCGCGTTTCCACCTATGCCCGTCCTGACGGCTCCCAGGCGCCCTACGAACTCAACCTTACCTGGTACGACGCCCTCAACGACCCCCACCGGCCCAGCGAGCACGACATCCCGCGCTTCTTGGCCTCGCAGGTTATCATGCTCACTCTGGCGGGCGTGCCGGGCATCTATGTGCATTCCCTCTTTGGCTCGCGCAACTGCGGTGCCTGCTTCGCGCGCACTGGCCAGCCCCGCTCCCTCAACCGGGAGAAATTCGCCTATCCCAACCTGGAGGCTCGCCTGTCCACGCCCGACGACCGCGCGGCGCGCATCCTGGCGGCTTATCGCCATTTGTTGGAGGTCCGTGCCTTGCACCCCGCCTTTCATCCCCAGGCCCCGCAGACGGTGCTTGACCTGGGGCCGGCCCTCGTCGCCCTGCGCCGGGGCGCTCCTGAGGGCCCCCTGTACGCTTTGGTGAACCTGACCGACCGCCCGCAGGAGGTGCTGCTCCCGCTGGAACATCCTGCTCCCCGTTGGCGGGACCTGATCGCCGAGGGGGTCTACCAGGCTGGACCTCAAGGGCTGCCGCTGACCTTGGTGCCCTATCAGTCCCTGTGGCTGGTGCCGGAGTAA
- the obgE gene encoding GTPase ObgE, producing MSDFIDEATIYVRAGKGGDGIVHFRREKYVPKGGPDGGDGGRGGDVVLVVNPHLNTLATFRHQRRFVAQNGGRGGPNNRTGKSGEDLLVEVPPGTVVYDAETGELLGDLTEPGQRLVVARGGRGGRGNARFATSRNRAPRMAERGEPGEERNLRLELRLIADVGLVGVPNAGKSTFLAAVTNARPKTAPYPFTTLVPNLGVAELDENTTLVLADIPGLIEGAHQGVGLGHDFLRHIQRTRVLIHLLDGLSDDPVADFAQINTELALFDAQLAEKPQVVAFNKMDLPEVQERWPEVKAAIEARGYEVFPLSALAREGVRQVLWRAHARLQELPPPKAEETLPVYRPAEDPREFTIEKVADGFRVHCKALERAAAMTYWELEASVRRFHRILEALGIEQALREAGVQPGDTVYIGDYALEWVDEEEPFP from the coding sequence ATGAGCGATTTTATCGATGAGGCCACGATTTATGTGCGGGCGGGGAAGGGGGGCGACGGTATTGTGCACTTCCGGCGGGAGAAGTATGTGCCCAAGGGCGGCCCGGATGGCGGCGACGGCGGGCGGGGCGGCGATGTGGTGCTGGTGGTCAATCCGCATCTGAACACCCTGGCGACTTTTCGCCATCAGCGGCGCTTCGTGGCCCAGAACGGCGGGCGCGGAGGGCCGAACAACCGCACGGGAAAGTCGGGCGAGGACCTGCTCGTCGAGGTGCCGCCGGGGACGGTGGTGTACGATGCCGAGACCGGAGAATTGCTGGGCGACCTGACCGAGCCCGGCCAGCGTCTGGTGGTGGCTCGCGGTGGGCGTGGCGGGCGGGGCAACGCCCGCTTTGCCACCTCGCGTAACCGGGCGCCCCGCATGGCCGAGCGCGGCGAACCGGGCGAGGAGCGTAACCTGCGCCTGGAACTGCGCTTGATCGCTGATGTGGGCCTGGTGGGCGTGCCCAACGCGGGCAAGTCCACCTTCCTGGCGGCGGTGACCAACGCCCGCCCCAAGACTGCCCCCTACCCCTTCACCACCCTGGTACCCAACCTGGGGGTGGCTGAACTGGACGAAAACACTACCCTGGTGCTGGCCGACATCCCCGGTTTGATCGAGGGGGCCCATCAGGGCGTGGGCCTGGGGCATGACTTTCTGCGGCACATCCAGCGCACGCGGGTGCTCATTCACTTGCTGGACGGCCTGAGTGACGACCCGGTGGCCGATTTTGCGCAAATCAACACCGAACTGGCCCTTTTTGACGCCCAACTGGCTGAGAAGCCGCAGGTGGTGGCTTTCAACAAGATGGACCTCCCCGAGGTGCAGGAGCGCTGGCCTGAGGTCAAGGCGGCCATCGAGGCACGGGGCTATGAGGTTTTCCCCCTTTCCGCCCTGGCCCGTGAAGGCGTGCGCCAGGTGCTCTGGCGGGCTCATGCGCGCTTGCAGGAGTTGCCTCCCCCGAAAGCCGAGGAGACTCTCCCTGTCTATCGCCCGGCTGAAGACCCCCGCGAGTTCACCATCGAGAAGGTCGCGGACGGTTTCCGGGTCCACTGTAAGGCTTTGGAGCGTGCCGCGGCCATGACCTATTGGGAGTTGGAAGCCTCGGTGCGGCGTTTCCATCGTATCCTGGAGGCCTTAGGCATCGAGCAGGCGTTGCGGGAAGCCGGGGTCCAGCCCGGCGACACGGTGTACATCGGCGACTATGCCCTGGAATGGGTGGACGAAGAGGAGCCGTTTCCGTGA